Below is a window of Camelina sativa cultivar DH55 chromosome 11, Cs, whole genome shotgun sequence DNA.
NNNNNNNNNNNNNNNNNNNNNNNNNNNNNNNNNNNNNNNNNNNNNNNNNNNNNNNNNNNNNNNNNNNNNNNNNNNNNNNNNNNNNNNNNNNNNNNNNNNNNNNNNNNNNNNNNNNNNNNNNNNNNNNNNNNNNNNNNNNNNNNNNNNNNNNNNNNNNNNNNNNNNNNNNNNNNNNNNNNNNNNNNNNNNNNNNNNNNNNNNNNNNNNNNNNNNNNNNNNNNNNNNNNNNNNNNNNNNNNNNNNNNNNNNNNNNNNNNNNNNNNNNNNNNNNNNNNNNNNNNNNNNNNNNNNNNNNNNNNNNNNNNNNNNNNNNNNNNNNNNNNNNNNNNNNNNNNNNNNNNNNNNNNNNNNNNNNNNNNNNNNNNNNNNNNNNNNNNNNNNNNNNNNNNNNNNNNNNNNNNNNNNNNNNNNNNNNNNNNNNNNNNNNNNNNNNNNNNNNNNNNNNNNNNNNNNNNNNNNNNNNNNNNNNNNNNNNNNNNNNNNNNNNNNNNNNNNNNNNNNNNNNNNNNNNNNNNNNNNNNNNNNNNNNNNNNNNNNNNNNNNNNNNNNNNNNNNNNNNNNNNNNNNNNNNNNNNNNNNNNNNNNNNNNtaaacgggtttagaaaaatagaacccattgggtatttttagatatatgggttcggttcggtttgggtactatcgggttcgggtcggtttgggttacaaattttagagcccgattagtacccgaactaccgggtaaccgaaaaaatataattaaatttaaataaatttagttaaattttgacttacataaaaaatattttagatattttgattatttttgatatttaggtataaaactaaatgaaatattcaaaattataatcataattttggggtaattgcattatattaatgataaatattataaatatgtttatatgttcgggtttaatggatacccaaacgggtaccgggtattatccgaccctaacccgaacccacgggtattagaaaattgaacccaatagggttttataggcaaacccgtacccaacccgaacccgattTTTCGGGTCGGATTCCaggttgggtattcgggtacggtttttatgcccaggcctactTACAGAGATCATCACTGTAATGTGTGTTTAATGTTACAGTGTTCTACATACTTTTGTTGTTACAGTGTTGATCCTAAATGTCCAAACACGGTTCCTGCAAAGCCATCGAGATCACGCGTTTCTAGATTGGCTATGATCTCGGCAATACCTCAGAAGGGTAATGGTAATGTCATCAGGTCAAAGGAAGTAAAAGTAGTTCCCACAAAGAAGAATGTAACTCCAAAGGCAAAGGTGTCCTCAGTGATCTCATCAGTTCCTCAGAAGGCGTTAACtgagagaaagaagcaaatgaAGAGTCCAGCCGCTTTTAGGAGTGTACAAAACCCGAGAAATGCAACAACCAAGGTGTCAGAAAACAGAGTTGTTGCAAAGGCTTTGGTGTTTCAATCACCAAAGAAGTTGGTGAAACTGAAGAGATCTGTGGAGCTTAGTTCCTCGGTGAAGAAGTTGTGTAATGGGATGCGGAAGCTTGAGATTGAGAACAAAAGTAACGGTTTAGGGGTTAATCATAAGGTTGTGAGTTCAGTTCCATCTAGAAGACCGCTAAAGACACGAGAGGTGAAGAGCCGAGTGTTTGATTCTGTGCGGTCACAGAAACAGAACGATTCGAATACCAAAGGTGTCAGTACTTTGAAGAAGAGggttaagaaaaaggaagagcCTGTACTTTCCTCTGATGCTTCTAAAGCTCATGAGGCTAATGGCAAGGAACTTGAGAATCAGTCGTTGCCAGGAACTGAAAAAACTAGTGGAGATGAAGAGCTCGTGGTCCAAAACAAATCTGAAGAATTGTCAGACACATTGAAGGCTAACATGAACAACCAACTCCAGGCCACAGAAGATCCTGCTGTGGTAAAGGAGAGTGCAGAGATTGAAGAAAAGGAGAATGCATTAGCTTTGGAGTGTGAGGACAAAGAGAATGCTACTATTGCAGCGGCTGTCGATAGAGAAGATATTTCTGTAATAAAGGTGAGTGGACTGAACAAAGCAAAGCATTGTGAGACTGTGGAGACTGAAGACAAGGAAAATGCATTACCATTGGAGTGTGAGAACAAAGAAAATGCTACTAATGCGACAGACGTTGATAGAGAAGGCGATGATAAGGAAAATTCTTCAGCCTTGGACAATAACAGGTGAGGAAAATGTTGGTTGTTTGCTTTACTTTGGGTTCTCGTTCGCTCATCATCTCACAGATACACTTGTTTTGTGGGAATCTTGCAGAAAAGTCGACCAAGCTACCTACCCTTTGTTGAAAAAGAAAGTCTTTGGCAAGaaagaaaattgtaaaactACTCAAAAGGTATGTTACATAGCCTATGTACCTTCTGTAtacttattagttattaattgGGCTCTACTATCATCTTTTGTGTATTTATATGCATTTGTATGGACCAGGTTATGACAGTAGCAGATAAATGTTTCAATGGCAAGACTGTTTCGGCTGGTACTCGTGTGAAGTATACAAAACCTAAGCTCACGAATCCAAAGCCTTTTCGACTTCGAACTGATGTATGATGTGCAATAATCAAAGATATATTCTCTCATATGCaactttggttttttatttctgatggtagaattttttttttataggaaagACAAATTCTCAAGGAAGCACACACGGAGAAGAAACCACAGTGTACTACTCTTGCCAAAGAAGAAACTGCAAGCATTATGGGGTTCCATAGTGAAAACTTGGGTCCAAAACATCATCCTGTTCGAGTAAGTTCTTTGTGAAGCATATCAATGTCTGTTCATCGTGTGAGTGTTTCTTTTGGTGATATAATAATCTCCAACTTGCAGGTAGAGAAGAACACAACTTCCCAGCTAAAAGCTCCAAGAGGAACATCCACAACACTTGTCTCTGAGAACATGATTAATAGCAAGAGGTAAAAACTGCTTGATCAGAAAGACAAAAGTATATTCTATCACTTGAGAGAACATGGCAAACGAGTCTTGACTTGTCTAGCAGTTACCTTTTCTCGCAATGTAATCTGAAAATTTTGTGCATTTTCTCAGGGTTGCATTAGGTAGAAAGAAGCAAGTAGCAAGGAAAGGAATTGAAACCGTGGAGGAAACCTCACAGATGAATGGAGAATCTAAAGAAGTTGCAGTCATCAACAAACCTTCTGTTTGTGTTCTTGCTTCAGGGGAGAAAAGACCTGCAACTGTCCCAAAGGGACCAAACTTCCATAGTATTCATCTCCCTAAGAGCTGTACAAAGAGATTGGCATCACAAGCCTAAGGTCggctttttaaaaatgtttgcaGTTTGAGTCACACGGGAGTCTTGTAAGtttggttgatctttgatgaTTAACAGAAGTGAGATTGTGTTGTTGTCTATAATTGAACACTTGCTCAGTTTCCAGATTAATCAATACAAAAAATGTTTAAGCTAACGGAATCCTGGTTGGATGATGAAACGGTTCATTGAAATGAGTGTTACTTGTGCTTTCATCAAGTAACTTGAACAGGTAAAAATGATTTGAGGATTACCGAGACGAGAACGGAACCTATTACCTAGGTGAATACCCGCGCATAATGTTTTTCTACACTATGTAAACATATTACAGTATAGTTAATCAAATCATAATGTAACGAATGATAAGTGATCAAACGATTTTAAATAGTATTGAGGGCCTTGAGGCCATGCAGTAAAAAGACTTGCACTAAATTCAGTTAAACAGATTTAGACAATTTCGGGGTAATGCGACCAGAATTCCAGTAGTAGACCTGCGTTTTAGCCTTTTAGGCTTCAATATCTAGCTCGGTCCTGACTCTTTCTAGGGCCAGGCTAAGCTTCAGCTTGTTTTTAACCATTAAATCTACCATCAAATGATTTATCTATGCCACTTATGTTGTACTTCTCGTACACATTTATCCAATTTTCCCACCACCAAACTTTTGCTTGTTGAGCCACTCTTCGGCTACAAATAACCACTCATTGTTAGATTGACTGACATGAATCCTATGTGTAcgtaagaatatatatatttcacattaCCTGAACTCCAAACGTTTGAGAACTACAATTCTGCCACTGAGGATGCCAAGTGTTATATACACGCCTTCTTCACACTCGATCTTTTTCTCCTCCACTTGAGAAGCACTCACTATAGATGTTGGCCCCTGAAAATCAAACGAGAGGTCACTACTCCTTCGAATCCAGTGATGCACAATTTTGTCTCTTCGGAGGCTTGCGTCCAGTTTTTTTCGAGACTGGGGATTTGAACATTTTCCATCGGTTATACCTACAGGCATAAAGTGTTTGAGGGACTTATATCAGCAAGAATTTTAAGTCCAGATTACAAATCTCCATGcaagttttaaaatatcactTCCCTTACCATTGGGCAAATGCGCACCGTAATTTTTGAAAAGCATCTCACTCACAGGTTCATTTCTCATATTGCTTGCTTCCATGTTTCTTTGAAGCTCTGAATTTGAACTTTGTCCATACCTTATATCTGCAGGCATAGAAGTAAGggtgaaaaaaaatagttttccaCATGCAACGTACGCCAAAAGATTGGTACGAATGCCAAAAGTTATTATACACACCTGGTTCACAGTACTCGGTCTTTTCCTCCCCCACTTGAGAAGCTTTCGAGCTTTGTATATCTTTTGAGAATTCATTACTGGTTTTGTATCTTCTGAGGCTTGCGTCCATGTTTCCTTGAAATTGGGAATTCGAAGATTCCCCATACATTAAACCTGCATGCATAGCTAATGTGAAGCAAGAGAGTTATTCATTGCGTACGTGTGATATGATATAGTTTAGTATTCATTTGGATTTGaatccaaatgcatcatctAGATGCAAAAACCAAATTAGAAAACAACTAACAACATATGCATGGTGTATTCATATCCAGATGCCACATCCGAAAATGGAGAAACGAACGGGCTAGTCCGAGAGACTTTTAATCAATGTTTCTAATTCCAATGTTAAAACTATCACCGAGCCATTTTTTCATATTATCAATTTCGTCACCCAATAGGCCAATACCTTGATCCTTGCCGTTGGGGTCTAACCCAACATAGCaaactttatttctttcctCAAaattaccaccaccaccaccagttgATCTATCAATGCCACATAAAATATTGTACTTCTTGCACACTCTTGCACAATTCTCCGACCACCATGCTTCTACTTGTTGGGCCACACTTCGACTGCAACCAATAACTTATTGTTAGATTGATTCGTATTTATCCTACTAGTTACTTAAGATTCTAACGTAATATGAAAAAAGAAGCGTAACATTGTGTAAGATCCCACATTACTTGTAGCTCAAATGTTTGAGATCTCTTGTTCCGTCACTGCGGATGTTAAGTAACATAGACACGCCTAGTGCTAAGTGGATCCACTCTGCTTTCACTTGAGAAACACTTGAGCTTGCGTCCATGTAATTTCTTTGAGGCTGGGAATTTGAACCTGCATGCATATGTGTTTAAGGGAATTATAACATATCAGCAATAATTATAATTCAAGTGGTAACAACACTATTTCCAtgcaattttttaatattgattcCCTCACCATTGGTTAAACACGCAATGTAATCTTGATCTTTGCCATCTAACCCATCATATCTGATTTTTAGGTTGCTCTCATTACGAAACTCCGATAGCATCTTCACCCACTCTTCCTTGTCCAATATCCTTCGAAAAGACGAACCGAAGTGCTTGAGAGCTTTTGGACGATTACCCGCAAGCTTTGCCGCTTCAGCTGCGAGGTTGCTGAAACCATGAGGTGGAGAGTTTTTCTCGAAAGCATATCGACAAAATATTTGAAGAGCCAGTTCATCTGATGGGAATTCCACTTCATAAACTTGTTGAATCTTGTGAGCCCTGAGAAGTTCCCTTTTCTGAGTAATCACAACAATTCTGCTCTCAGATCCAAACCACCTGATTCGTCCTACCAACGTTTTTAGTAGCTCAAgttcatcaacatcatcaagaaCTATAAGAACTTTCTTGTTCTTTAGTCGTTGTTCCACCGCACCACATTGCTCTATCTTCTTTATATTCTTTTGACAAagaatttctgataaaaattgtttttcccAACACAACTTCTGGTCATAGTCGCTCCCCAATGTTCTCCTATATGCTACGAAAGCCCGGGCCCGATCCTCGAACTGGCTAATGAGTTTGATGTATAGAGCTCTTCCTATGGTAGTCTTACCACTTTCGGGAGGTCCACAAATCCCTATCATTCTCGCTTCCTTGGAGTTGAACCGCAACATTGATATCAATGTCTCTATATGAGCTTCAATCCCAACGAAGTCTCTAAAATTATCTGATGGGGTAATAAGTTTGTTTGAAACATCGTTGGCAATGTTTTGAACCATTTCTGCTTCGCTACGCCTACATAACAATAATGATACAAGACTATGGTTAGGTTGATTAGGATATGGTTAGAACATTATATTAGTGGTTTACTTGATGAGTTTGGTTTTCATATTATCTTTTATACGTTAGAGTTATGCATTAGGGTTATGATTAAGTTGTATGAAACCTAGATATATAAGGGTatctatcaattaataaaagaacaaacCCCAAGAATTAACCTTAATCTCGAGAACTAACCTTTCATATATTCTTCTTAATTCACAAGGAAAGAAAGGTtcataacaaataacaaatagcCAATTCTAATCAAGGAACATCCCTAAAAGCATAAACTAATTCTGATATGTaagctaaaatatataaataaataaaaacataattaccaGTTCCGAAGATCTTCTCCGGCAAGATTTGCTACCTCTACTAGAGCTCTTGTCCATTTTCGTATCTCATTTTCTGTTCTGCCGATGCAGGTCTCTCCAAAGACCTTGCCGAACTCTCCCGTCTGTTTTCTAACATGAGAAGCATCTACTTTGTAGAAAATAGGAATCACCATTTGATCAAACTCCTCACGGCACTCTCGGATCTTCACCAACTCATCTAAGCACCACTTGGAAGAAGCATAGTTCTCAGAGAAGACGACGATCGCAATCCTCGATTCTGCTATCGCCTTTAAAAGCTCCGGGTTGATATCGCGGCTTCTTTCGATCCTGTTGTCGTTGAATGTTTTGATTAACTTGCGATCGAGTTCCTTACGAAGATGGCTGACTAATGAATGGCGGACATCTTCCCCTCTGAAGTTGGGGAAAACATCGTATCTCCAgcaacgagaagaagaagaagaagaagaagacttcatGGATAGctatagaaagaaaaacacatttcCAAAAGGGAAAGCATTCTGAAGTTTATACACAGATATGGAAAAGATGAAGACGACATCAAGGTTGGATCCACTCAAAAGCCAAGTTGAGCAAAGATTTCTCATCCTATAGCAATTAGGGCCACATCCTATAGCGATTAGGGCCACGTCCTATAGAAAACAAGGCCACATCCTATTCCTCTATACGTCAACGGTTCATCAACaccacccaaaaacaaaaaaaaaatcaattcatttcaGGAAGATAAGCTTTATTTTGcagtatgtgttttttttttgacagagtTGGTCTCTGTTCTTGAACtggtttatattatttttgaagttggaaaagatttttttgttaaatttctaaactaactataagtctcatttatttaagttattacCAATTTGCAAAAtcttatataagtaaaattcaaattttggtaGATGTTACCAAATTAATATACCTTGCACTACTCATAATTATGACATTTACTTGAGATAATTTTGTGtttactttcaatttttttttgtgtgtgtttgtggcagtttttttaattcttgtcCAGTTATCACTATTAATGACATTTAACCTATGGATTATGATTATTATAACCTATACTGATTGCAAGCATTTTATACACCTGggtttataacaaaaaaagaacatgtgAATTAGTGCTTTATTGTGATTCATACATTGTCACCACTCAGAGCCTAAATAATACTATTAGTTACACTAAAGTCTAAAACGTAAATTTAGTACGTAATAGAGTTCCTTCCTACAACTTCTTAAGTATACAATACTCCATTTTGAGTTCAACTAGTTACTCCATTATAAAGTTAGAACTTAGAAAGATAGCCATTATCATTCCAATGTAGCTAAAAGATAGCTGTTAACTTTTAGAAATTGGAGACTAAAGGCATCCCTTTCCATATAGATACAATGGTTCGTTGATCTATGTGCGCCAATGATCGTTGATTTCTGGTGTGTTAAACGCTAAAAATCATGTCTAgctcattttatatatatgggttATAGAGAATTAAGTGCATAGGAATCTTTGCACATTACATAAGTTCTTATACAATGATTGTATTAAATCCATGCGCAATAATCATCATATTGTTCTTGAAACATATGCAACAAATTCAATGACTAACATATTTACGCAATTACTTTAGAAATCCGAGGCGTCTATGCATATGTATATTTACGCGCAACAAAGAATTACgtttaaaataatgaattaCTTACAtgacttggaaaaaaaaatgcatatgtatatgtatacacTTTTCTACAGAACTTTTTAAACGTATGGTTTAGTTTCTAGTATTACTAAATACACATTGAAAAATGGTATGGGCAATTGAGAAAGACAGTCATGTGAATGTCACTTTCTTTGTAGCTGTCCTCTAGGGTCGATCGGGGCATATCTATTATCTATATTCCCTACCTACCATTTATTCACTATATACCCACCCTCTATCATATTCTTCCATGGACCAAACTCTACAATACCCTTGCAATCAAAAGTTTATTCATCAATACCCTTATGTTTTCTAAATACCCTTTGACAAAGGTTGACCAACATATGGACCAACATATACCCCTAAAAACATGTGGACCCCATCAATTTTTCTCCACCAATCGGGTTCcttctctctcccctctctctcccGTCTCTCTTCCGATTTCGTCCTCGTTCCCCCCACTGTTGCTCCTCTCCCCCTTCCAATCGATACAAATCGAGTCCATAAAAATCGATTTGATTCTAAACGAAAGCAAAAGATTGGGATtgaagcaaacaacaaagcaaagcaaaagattcaGGTGATAttcttacattt
It encodes the following:
- the LOC104723406 gene encoding disease resistance protein RLM3 isoform X1 — its product is MKSSSSSSSSRCWRYDVFPNFRGEDVRHSLVSHLRKELDRKLIKTFNDNRIERSRDINPELLKAIAESRIAIVVFSENYASSKWCLDELVKIRECREEFDQMVIPIFYKVDASHVRKQTGEFGKVFGETCIGRTENEIRKWTRALVEVANLAGEDLRNWRSEAEMVQNIANDVSNKLITPSDNFRDFVGIEAHIETLISMLRFNSKEARMIGICGPPESGKTTIGRALYIKLISQFEDRARAFVAYRRTLGSDYDQKLCWEKQFLSEILCQKNIKKIEQCGAVEQRLKNKKVLIVLDDVDELELLKTLVGRIRWFGSESRIVVITQKRELLRAHKIQQVYEVEFPSDELALQIFCRYAFEKNSPPHGFSNLAAEAAKLAGNRPKALKHFGSSFRRILDKEEWVKMLSEFRNESNLKIRYDGLDGKDQDYIACLTNGSNSQPQRNYMDASSSVSQVKAEWIHLALGVSMLLNIRSDGTRDLKHLSYNRSVAQQVEAWWSENCARVCKKYNILCGIDRSTGGGGGNFEERNKVCYVGLDPNGKDQAMHAGLMYGESSNSQFQGNMDASLRRYKTSNEFSKDIQSSKASQVGEEKTEYCEPDIRYGQSSNSELQRNMEASNMRNEPVSEMLFKNYGAHLPNGITDGKCSNPQSRKKLDASLRRDKIVHHWIRRSSDLSFDFQGPTSIVSASQVEEKKIECEEGVYITLGILSGRIVVLKRLEFSRRVAQQAKVWWWENWINVYEKYNISGIDKSFDGRFNG
- the LOC104723406 gene encoding disease resistance protein RLM3 isoform X3, whose protein sequence is MKSSSSSSSSRCWRYDVFPNFRGEDVRHSLVSHLRKELDRKLIKTFNDNRIERSRDINPELLKAIAESRIAIVVFSENYASSKWCLDELVKIRECREEFDQMVIPIFYKVDASHVRKQTGEFGKVFGETCIGRTENEIRKWTRALVEVANLAGEDLRNWRSEAEMVQNIANDVSNKLITPSDNFRDFVGIEAHIETLISMLRFNSKEARMIGICGPPESGKTTIGRALYIKLISQFEDRARAFVAYRRTLGSDYDQKLCWEKQFLSEILCQKNIKKIEQCGAVEQRLKNKKVLIVLDDVDELELLKTLVGRIRWFGSESRIVVITQKRELLRAHKIQQVYEVEFPSDELALQIFCRYAFEKNSPPHGFSNLAAEAAKLAGNRPKALKHFGSSFRRILDKEEWVKMLSEFRNESNLKIRYDGLDGKDQDYIACLTNGSNSQPQRNYMDASSSVSQVKAEWIHLALGVSMLLNIRSDGTRDLKHLSYK
- the LOC104723404 gene encoding neurofilament heavy polypeptide-like isoform X1; protein product: MEAFEHMIVDEFTEEDFYETIEAPKFVDLTAPDHRPEGDDRYWFCSRVGCDQKHEEFMDSEAIYQKFVLRVMAARSPSVRLRKALYRKDFSVDPKCPNTVPAKPSRSRVSRLAMISAIPQKGNGNVIRSKEVKVVPTKKNVTPKAKVSSVISSVPQKALTERKKQMKSPAAFRSVQNPRNATTKVSENRVVAKALVFQSPKKLVKLKRSVELSSSVKKLCNGMRKLEIENKSNGLGVNHKVVSSVPSRRPLKTREVKSRVFDSVRSQKQNDSNTKGVSTLKKRVKKKEEPVLSSDASKAHEANGKELENQSLPGTEKTSGDEELVVQNKSEELSDTLKANMNNQLQATEDPAVVKESAEIEEKENALALECEDKENATIAAAVDREDISVIKVSGLNKAKHCETVETEDKENALPLECENKENATNATDVDREGDDKENSSALDNNRKVDQATYPLLKKKVFGKKENCKTTQKVMTVADKCFNGKTVSAGTRVKYTKPKLTNPKPFRLRTDERQILKEAHTEKKPQCTTLAKEETASIMGFHSENLGPKHHPVRVEKNTTSQLKAPRGTSTTLVSENMINSKRVALGRKKQVARKGIETVEETSQMNGESKEVAVINKPSVCVLASGEKRPATVPKGPNFHSIHLPKSCTKRLASQA
- the LOC104723404 gene encoding neurofilament heavy polypeptide-like isoform X2 translates to MDSEAIYQKFVLRVMAARSPSVRLRKALYRKDFSVDPKCPNTVPAKPSRSRVSRLAMISAIPQKGNGNVIRSKEVKVVPTKKNVTPKAKVSSVISSVPQKALTERKKQMKSPAAFRSVQNPRNATTKVSENRVVAKALVFQSPKKLVKLKRSVELSSSVKKLCNGMRKLEIENKSNGLGVNHKVVSSVPSRRPLKTREVKSRVFDSVRSQKQNDSNTKGVSTLKKRVKKKEEPVLSSDASKAHEANGKELENQSLPGTEKTSGDEELVVQNKSEELSDTLKANMNNQLQATEDPAVVKESAEIEEKENALALECEDKENATIAAAVDREDISVIKVSGLNKAKHCETVETEDKENALPLECENKENATNATDVDREGDDKENSSALDNNRKVDQATYPLLKKKVFGKKENCKTTQKVMTVADKCFNGKTVSAGTRVKYTKPKLTNPKPFRLRTDERQILKEAHTEKKPQCTTLAKEETASIMGFHSENLGPKHHPVRVEKNTTSQLKAPRGTSTTLVSENMINSKRVALGRKKQVARKGIETVEETSQMNGESKEVAVINKPSVCVLASGEKRPATVPKGPNFHSIHLPKSCTKRLASQA
- the LOC104723406 gene encoding disease resistance protein RLM3 isoform X2: MKSSSSSSSSRCWRYDVFPNFRGEDVRHSLVSHLRKELDRKLIKTFNDNRIERSRDINPELLKAIAESRIAIVVFSENYASSKWCLDELVKIRECREEFDQMVIPIFYKVDASHVRKQTGEFGKVFGETCIGRTENEIRKWTRALVEVANLAGEDLRNWRSEAEMVQNIANDVSNKLITPSDNFRDFVGIEAHIETLISMLRFNSKEARMIGICGPPESGKTTIGRALYIKLISQFEDRARAFVAYRRTLGSDYDQKLCWEKQFLSEILCQKNIKKIEQCGAVEQRLKNKKVLIVLDDVDELELLKTLVGRIRWFGSESRIVVITQKRELLRAHKIQQVYEVEFPSDELALQIFCRYAFEKNSPPHGFSNLAAEAAKLAGNRPKALKHFGSSFRRILDKEEWVKMLSEFRNESNLKIRYDGLDGKDQDYIACLTNGSNSQPQRNYMDASSSVSQVKAEWIHLALGVSMLLNIRSDGTRDLKHLSYNRSVAQQVEAWWSENCARVCKKYNILCGIDRSTGGGGGNFEERNKVCYVGLDPNGKDQGLMYGESSNSQFQGNMDASLRRYKTSNEFSKDIQSSKASQVGEEKTEYCEPDIRYGQSSNSELQRNMEASNMRNEPVSEMLFKNYGAHLPNGITDGKCSNPQSRKKLDASLRRDKIVHHWIRRSSDLSFDFQGPTSIVSASQVEEKKIECEEGVYITLGILSGRIVVLKRLEFSRRVAQQAKVWWWENWINVYEKYNISGIDKSFDGRFNG